A part of Myxococcus landrumus genomic DNA contains:
- a CDS encoding right-handed parallel beta-helix repeat-containing protein, translating to MIRSLGVLSLVACVASGCSESGGEGGKGGPSESACEAFGRYGPVGTTFTLPGPDANGELYIPDVQKRFPQVDWRTLDRLYIPAGRYTLINLGNLPNRSADRRLVITNTGGQVVIRPNAGSKQGYLWAVNGGSNWVLTGRYDPDSGTGHADFPGHRCGEYATSRERYGILSDDLFLSGGHMGLGIGDAHSFELEYLEITRAGFAGVRINRAAGSDGKVPPLNDIQLHDLYIHDTASEAIYFGSTQGAPTPLGANLKVYNNRLVRTGTESLQIQNLGDGAEIHHNVFAFGAIDWRAAFASYQDNNSQAQVRAGRIRFHHNVFVGGAGALLNFFAQPEPGDSPLNVEFTDNYFADTLSLGIWFGGTTGSDARFLWERNAFRGLDFGYQAVYPASRDPEVVLAKADTIKSPITLKENQWEGPRKLFAGLTGGSGTAGTVTATDNVNGPVAPLTFVSTGLPAGTATRKLERWAARATLAPTAPEVTYAEGALVMHDGRLYRARAQSTNKVPPDNAAVWEVLPPPVDDLRTAPGTEWAQRGIGLLDVAK from the coding sequence ATGATTCGCAGCCTCGGTGTCTTGAGTCTCGTCGCTTGTGTCGCCTCGGGTTGTTCGGAGTCCGGTGGGGAAGGCGGGAAGGGTGGCCCGTCGGAGTCGGCCTGTGAGGCGTTTGGCCGGTATGGGCCCGTGGGCACCACCTTCACGCTGCCGGGGCCCGATGCCAACGGCGAGCTGTACATCCCGGACGTGCAGAAGCGCTTTCCCCAAGTGGACTGGCGCACGCTGGACCGGCTGTACATCCCGGCGGGCCGCTACACGCTCATCAACCTGGGCAACCTCCCGAACCGCTCGGCGGACCGGCGGCTGGTCATCACCAACACGGGGGGACAGGTGGTCATTCGCCCCAACGCCGGGAGCAAGCAGGGCTATCTCTGGGCGGTGAATGGGGGCTCGAACTGGGTCCTCACCGGCCGGTATGACCCGGACTCGGGCACGGGGCACGCGGACTTTCCCGGCCACCGCTGCGGCGAGTACGCCACGTCGCGCGAGCGCTACGGCATCTTGAGCGACGACCTCTTCCTGAGCGGCGGTCACATGGGGCTGGGCATTGGGGACGCGCACAGCTTCGAATTGGAGTACCTGGAAATCACCCGTGCGGGCTTCGCGGGCGTGCGCATCAACCGCGCGGCGGGGAGCGACGGCAAGGTGCCGCCCCTCAACGACATCCAGTTGCACGACCTCTACATCCACGACACGGCCAGCGAGGCCATCTACTTCGGCTCCACGCAAGGCGCGCCCACGCCGCTGGGTGCGAACCTGAAGGTCTACAACAACCGGTTGGTGCGCACGGGGACGGAGTCTCTTCAAATCCAGAACCTGGGCGATGGCGCGGAGATCCACCACAACGTCTTCGCCTTCGGCGCCATCGACTGGCGCGCGGCCTTCGCGAGCTACCAGGACAACAACTCCCAGGCGCAGGTGCGCGCGGGCCGCATCCGCTTCCACCACAACGTCTTCGTGGGAGGCGCGGGCGCGCTGCTCAACTTCTTCGCGCAGCCGGAGCCGGGGGACTCGCCGCTGAACGTGGAGTTCACGGACAACTACTTCGCGGACACGCTGTCCCTGGGCATCTGGTTTGGTGGCACGACGGGCTCGGACGCCCGGTTCCTCTGGGAGCGCAATGCCTTCCGAGGACTCGACTTCGGCTACCAGGCTGTCTATCCGGCCTCGAGGGACCCGGAGGTGGTCCTCGCCAAGGCGGACACCATCAAGTCTCCCATCACGCTGAAGGAGAACCAGTGGGAGGGGCCTCGCAAGTTGTTCGCGGGGCTGACGGGGGGCAGCGGAACGGCGGGGACGGTGACGGCCACGGACAACGTGAATGGCCCGGTGGCGCCGCTGACGTTTGTCTCCACGGGGTTGCCGGCGGGGACGGCGACGCGGAAGCTCGAGCGGTGGGCGGCGCGCGCCACCCTGGCCCCCACCGCGCCCGAGGTGACGTACGCGGAAGGGGCGCTGGTGATGCATGACGGGCGGCTTTATCGGGCGCGGGCCCAGAGCACGAACAAGGTGCCTCCGGACAACGCGGCCGTGTGGGAGGTGTTGCCTCCGCCCGTGGATGACCTGCGCACCGCGCCGGGCACCGAGTGGGCCCAGCGCGGCATTGGACTGCTCGACGTCGCGAAGTAG
- a CDS encoding PKD domain-containing protein, giving the protein MSRLPRRLLVTALTLFTLPAWAQATNVALGKPSSASSVHANGYPTQYSHAKAFNGVLNTEDRWASAVVPAASSPEWLEVDLQAIHRIDSLTLHSGRDTTAGQQMLDFELLHRAALTDSFQSIPGAAITNNTQPTWTHALAQSIETRYVRLQCKRAPTDGLCRVRELQVLGERLANQPPTAYAGNDTGIVLPVQTSVQLQGTASDSDGTIAAYQWEQVLGASTAVLTNANTPTVSISGLTQGGLHVFRLTATDNGGRSASDTVSVMVHPGTVAPDARAGKMHVWSRGGTYDTAVFLPIDFGAIPGKKYPLVLSLHGRGGITLTADHTQVNANPEGFIRQLIPGKPLINTYPAVVIAPNAPRIGAPLDTYWNTALTHALVLEAINLYSIDPDRVTMTGLSFGGAGVIDQMQQYRSTYAGGMPVAYTTPTATPLCALADFPIWAAGNRGDGTFNAWKWTNPTDGYTTQMRQCANYTSELQVTVMDGNTHSGWDEFWSRPDAQTWLVSQVR; this is encoded by the coding sequence ATGTCCAGGCTCCCTCGGAGACTCCTCGTCACCGCCCTGACGCTGTTCACCCTCCCCGCGTGGGCGCAAGCCACCAACGTCGCGCTCGGAAAGCCGTCCTCCGCATCCTCCGTGCACGCCAACGGCTATCCCACGCAGTACAGCCACGCCAAGGCGTTCAACGGAGTGCTCAACACCGAGGACCGCTGGGCCTCCGCCGTCGTCCCCGCGGCCTCCAGCCCCGAGTGGCTGGAGGTCGACCTCCAGGCCATCCACCGCATCGACAGCCTCACCCTGCACTCCGGCCGGGACACCACCGCCGGCCAGCAGATGCTCGACTTCGAGCTGCTCCACCGCGCCGCCCTCACGGACTCCTTCCAGTCCATTCCCGGCGCGGCCATCACCAACAACACCCAGCCCACCTGGACCCACGCGCTCGCCCAGTCCATCGAGACGCGCTACGTGCGCCTCCAGTGCAAGCGCGCGCCCACCGACGGCCTGTGCCGCGTCCGCGAGCTGCAAGTGCTGGGTGAGCGGCTCGCCAACCAGCCCCCCACCGCCTACGCGGGCAATGACACGGGCATCGTCCTCCCGGTCCAGACCTCGGTTCAGCTCCAGGGCACGGCCAGCGACAGCGACGGCACCATCGCCGCCTATCAGTGGGAGCAGGTCCTCGGCGCGTCCACCGCCGTCCTGACCAACGCCAACACGCCCACCGTGAGCATCAGCGGGCTCACCCAGGGCGGCCTTCACGTCTTCCGCCTCACCGCCACCGACAACGGCGGCAGGTCCGCCTCGGACACCGTCAGCGTCATGGTGCATCCGGGCACCGTGGCCCCCGACGCGCGCGCGGGCAAGATGCACGTCTGGTCTCGTGGCGGCACCTACGACACCGCCGTCTTCCTCCCCATCGACTTCGGCGCGATTCCCGGGAAGAAGTACCCGCTCGTCCTCTCCCTGCATGGCCGGGGCGGCATCACGCTCACCGCGGACCACACCCAGGTGAACGCCAATCCGGAGGGCTTCATCCGCCAGCTCATCCCCGGCAAGCCGCTCATCAACACCTACCCCGCCGTCGTCATCGCCCCCAACGCACCTCGCATCGGCGCGCCGCTGGACACCTACTGGAACACGGCCCTCACCCACGCCCTGGTGCTGGAGGCCATCAACCTCTACTCCATCGACCCGGACCGGGTGACCATGACGGGCCTGTCCTTCGGAGGCGCGGGCGTCATCGACCAGATGCAGCAGTACCGGAGCACCTACGCCGGCGGAATGCCCGTGGCCTACACCACGCCCACCGCCACGCCGCTCTGCGCGCTGGCGGACTTCCCCATCTGGGCCGCGGGCAACCGGGGCGATGGGACGTTCAACGCGTGGAAGTGGACCAACCCCACCGATGGCTACACGACCCAGATGCGCCAGTGCGCGAACTACACCAGCGAGCTCCAGGTCACGGTGATGGACGGCAACACCCACAGCGGCTGGGATGAGTTCTGGAGCCGCCCCGATGCGCAGACCTGGCTCGTGAGCCAGGTCCGCTAG
- a CDS encoding alpha/beta hydrolase family protein produces MLAGAGLFVGGVAVTAGTRRVMEPESKEVQGLNPRSDAWYDLRLSGDGLMDNQLLWFLGHATHGQSDVGDVLETARRIQPGDEKSWFESWVKTATRVHQHATAAEAKGHRVTAGQAYARAANYYRAATIHYTNREDPALLEVTRAAASTFEKSNVLLGFDIQPMDIPYEGSSLPASFVRSPYAQASAPVILLHQGLHAWPEETKWVWEGARRRGYHVLFFHGPGQGRALREKNLSFRPDWEKAVSPVVDAAERISGVDPKRILLMGLSFGGALAPRAVAFEQRVALCIANPGVLSWWEQHTEHFNRFLPGALSLLKSHPEAFDEAIHGLASRWPTADYWLKDVYWKHGARSPSELFRKLEEFTNEAIVERIRCPVLIMDGEAEDVSPGQSRKLYDALRGPKHLMTFTQAEAAPLHCQAASAALAEERLFDWLDENV; encoded by the coding sequence GTGCTGGCGGGGGCCGGGCTCTTCGTGGGCGGAGTGGCCGTCACGGCGGGCACGCGGAGGGTGATGGAGCCCGAATCCAAGGAAGTGCAGGGCCTGAATCCCCGGAGCGACGCCTGGTACGACCTGCGCCTGTCGGGGGACGGGCTGATGGACAACCAGCTCCTGTGGTTCCTGGGGCATGCGACGCATGGCCAGTCAGACGTGGGGGACGTGCTGGAGACGGCCCGGCGCATCCAGCCCGGAGATGAGAAGAGCTGGTTCGAGTCGTGGGTGAAGACGGCGACGCGGGTGCATCAGCACGCCACCGCCGCGGAGGCCAAGGGCCATCGGGTGACGGCGGGACAGGCGTATGCGCGCGCCGCCAACTACTACCGCGCGGCGACGATTCACTACACGAACCGCGAGGACCCGGCGCTGCTGGAGGTGACGCGGGCGGCGGCGTCCACGTTCGAGAAGTCCAACGTGCTCCTGGGGTTCGACATCCAGCCGATGGACATCCCTTATGAGGGCTCGAGCCTGCCGGCCTCCTTCGTGCGCTCGCCGTACGCCCAGGCCAGCGCGCCCGTGATTCTGCTCCACCAGGGACTGCACGCCTGGCCGGAGGAGACGAAGTGGGTGTGGGAGGGGGCGCGCAGGCGCGGCTACCACGTGCTGTTCTTCCATGGCCCGGGACAAGGGCGGGCGCTGCGAGAGAAGAACCTGAGCTTCCGGCCGGACTGGGAGAAGGCCGTGAGCCCGGTGGTGGACGCGGCCGAGCGCATCAGCGGAGTCGACCCGAAGCGCATCCTGTTGATGGGCCTGTCGTTTGGTGGAGCGCTGGCGCCTCGGGCGGTGGCGTTCGAGCAGCGGGTGGCGCTGTGCATCGCCAATCCCGGGGTGTTGAGCTGGTGGGAGCAGCACACCGAGCACTTCAATCGCTTCCTGCCAGGAGCGCTGTCGCTGTTGAAGTCACATCCAGAGGCGTTCGACGAGGCCATCCATGGGCTTGCGAGCCGTTGGCCCACGGCGGACTACTGGTTGAAGGACGTGTATTGGAAACATGGCGCGCGCTCACCCTCGGAGCTATTTCGCAAGCTGGAGGAGTTCACCAACGAGGCCATCGTGGAACGCATCCGCTGCCCGGTGCTCATCATGGACGGCGAGGCGGAGGACGTCTCCCCGGGCCAGTCGCGCAAGCTGTACGACGCGCTTCGCGGCCCCAAGCACCTGATGACCTTCACCCAGGCAGAGGCCGCGCCCCTGCATTGCCAGGCAGCCTCCGCCGCGCTCGCGGAAGAGCGGCTGTTCGACTGGCTCGACGAGAACGTGTAA
- a CDS encoding TetR/AcrR family transcriptional regulator, with the protein MGTKEQDAQERILRATIICIERDGLDATGIREIAREAQVNSAAISYYFRSKEKLIAQALEASLDQAFGHVLLDFDKLVAEGLSIREAFETLLEDIAGNLGRYPRIAHAHFHDALVHQRYDGAAIHRLNAFLEELSRKLAPATAHLTEDKRRIALVQLWSSVSLMSMAPRTFDQFILLDFRTLETRRTWVKQSLRLLFPA; encoded by the coding sequence ATGGGAACGAAGGAGCAAGACGCCCAGGAGCGAATCCTCCGGGCCACCATCATCTGCATCGAGCGGGACGGTCTGGACGCGACGGGCATCCGGGAGATTGCCCGGGAGGCCCAGGTCAACAGCGCGGCCATCAGCTACTACTTCCGCAGCAAGGAGAAGCTGATTGCCCAGGCGCTGGAGGCGTCGCTGGACCAGGCCTTCGGGCACGTGCTGCTGGACTTCGACAAGCTGGTCGCCGAAGGGCTGAGCATCCGCGAGGCCTTCGAGACGCTGCTCGAGGACATCGCGGGCAACCTGGGCCGCTACCCGCGCATCGCGCATGCGCACTTCCACGACGCGCTGGTGCATCAGCGCTACGACGGCGCCGCCATCCATCGCCTCAATGCGTTCCTGGAGGAGCTGTCGCGCAAGCTCGCCCCGGCCACCGCGCACCTGACGGAGGACAAGCGGCGCATCGCGCTCGTGCAGCTCTGGTCCTCCGTGTCGCTCATGTCGATGGCGCCGCGCACGTTCGACCAGTTCATCCTCCTGGACTTCCGCACACTGGAGACGCGGCGCACGTGGGTGAAGCAGTCGCTGCGCCTGCTGTTTCCCGCATGA
- a CDS encoding endopeptidase codes for MRLASKWAACLALCSSALAWAFQPSQTTQLSSQAFFKPELYLPVSNVSLDEARPKLQGAGPSAWDDFFARNGKDFHVYLDPLTGSPTAIQGSIPLIPGTGVGNTVSLSTLQQQLGRSTGEVDEAVVADVFFKFLHDNQAALGVDLLQLGQPRVTRVTDVLWHVYVPQEVDGIPVRHGRLVATINHGNMVLVGTEAWSNVTSSTRPTLSPEQALTSGGERFGLLESPATMWQAPTLEMAPMARADAGFGQGYHHQLVWTYGFQNPGEQERWKVTVDAHTGEVLALEDDNHYLDATIKGGIYPLSNTEICPSNTTCGTMQVDSPMPWANTGLAAPNNFTDGAGVFNYSSGNVTTTLAGKYVRVSDTCGSPSTSSGTGNINLGGTNGQHDCASGGGGTGNTPASRSAFYEINRIAELARGWLPSNTWLQGQLTANVNINSTCNAFWNGSTVNFYRSGGGCRNTGEIAAVFDHEWGHGMDDFDSGGALSNSSEAYADIASIYRLQASCVGYGFFATTDLGCGKTPDGTGYNQNEAQAGGAWCNARCSGVRDADYMAHVNQTPATPQNFVCSRCSSGTGPCGRQVHCAAAPVRQAAWDLVARDLQAAPFNYDSNTAYIIGNKVFYQGSGNVGSWHACNCSAGTSDGCGASHGYMQWLAADDDNGNLNDGTPHMTAIHAAFNRHGIACQTPAPTNSGCAAGPKTAPTATAAPSDGQVALSWNTVPNASEYWVMKTEGYAGCDFGKVRVATVSGSTYTDTEVANGRQYCYSVVPASTSACYGPAASCVCATAGGPCTPPGTATLSTPADGAANVALAPVLDWADVAGATSYEVQVATDAGFGTVVRSANALSSSTWSVTPALTANTQYYWRVRAVSGCGTSAYSTAFRFTTADTTCQPAAAPTLSTPANGATGVALSPTLDWGDVTGATSYEVQVATDAGFGTVVRSANALGSSTWNVTPALTANTPYYWRARAVDSCGAGNFSAGFSFTTQSGGGGTCTTPPVATYDSALGAPACGTGCGCDTGTLVNSRGSQFLAAEPNTPNAVDGCPDGPFGFYHLDESIDRVVLRSVDGGPITPGKQVKVDVTVWCYDASDRLNLYYAPVSGFPAWSTLVSGLTCTGAGARTFSHTFTAGSTVGQHVLRAQFVEGSSPQASCTFGLYDDNDDVVFGVAASVASGPVKSSPAQGRARATR; via the coding sequence ATGCGTCTAGCGTCGAAGTGGGCCGCCTGTCTCGCGCTGTGTAGCAGCGCGCTGGCGTGGGCTTTCCAGCCATCTCAAACCACCCAGTTGTCGAGCCAGGCGTTCTTCAAGCCGGAGCTGTACCTGCCCGTCTCCAATGTCTCGTTGGACGAGGCCCGCCCGAAGCTTCAGGGTGCGGGGCCGAGCGCGTGGGATGACTTCTTCGCCCGCAACGGGAAGGACTTTCACGTCTACCTGGACCCGCTGACGGGGTCCCCCACCGCCATCCAGGGCTCCATTCCGCTCATCCCCGGCACGGGCGTGGGCAACACGGTGAGCCTGTCCACGCTGCAGCAGCAGTTGGGCCGCTCCACGGGGGAGGTGGATGAGGCCGTCGTCGCGGATGTCTTCTTCAAGTTCCTCCACGACAACCAGGCCGCGCTCGGGGTGGACCTGCTCCAGTTGGGGCAGCCCCGGGTGACGCGCGTCACGGACGTGCTCTGGCATGTGTACGTGCCGCAGGAGGTGGACGGCATCCCCGTTCGCCACGGCCGGCTCGTCGCCACCATCAACCACGGCAACATGGTGCTGGTGGGCACGGAGGCGTGGAGCAACGTCACCTCGTCCACGCGCCCCACGCTGAGCCCCGAGCAGGCGCTGACCTCGGGGGGTGAGCGCTTTGGTCTCCTCGAGTCCCCCGCCACGATGTGGCAGGCGCCCACGCTGGAGATGGCCCCCATGGCCCGCGCGGACGCGGGCTTTGGCCAGGGCTATCACCACCAACTGGTGTGGACGTATGGCTTCCAGAACCCCGGCGAGCAGGAGCGCTGGAAGGTGACGGTGGACGCGCACACCGGCGAGGTGCTCGCGCTGGAGGACGACAACCACTACCTGGACGCCACCATCAAGGGCGGCATCTACCCGCTGAGCAACACGGAAATCTGCCCGTCCAACACCACGTGCGGGACGATGCAGGTCGACTCGCCCATGCCCTGGGCCAACACGGGCCTGGCCGCGCCCAACAACTTCACGGACGGCGCCGGCGTCTTCAACTACAGCTCCGGCAATGTCACGACGACGCTGGCCGGCAAGTACGTGCGCGTGAGCGACACGTGTGGCTCGCCCAGCACCAGCTCGGGCACGGGCAACATCAACCTGGGCGGCACCAACGGTCAGCATGACTGCGCCTCGGGTGGTGGTGGCACGGGCAACACGCCGGCCTCGCGCTCGGCCTTCTACGAAATCAACCGCATCGCGGAGCTGGCGCGTGGCTGGCTGCCGTCCAACACGTGGCTGCAAGGGCAGCTCACCGCGAACGTCAACATCAACAGCACGTGCAACGCCTTCTGGAACGGCTCCACCGTGAACTTCTATCGCAGCGGCGGTGGCTGCCGGAACACGGGCGAAATCGCCGCCGTGTTCGACCACGAGTGGGGCCACGGCATGGATGACTTCGACTCCGGTGGCGCGCTCAGCAACTCCAGCGAGGCGTACGCGGACATCGCGTCCATCTACCGGCTCCAGGCCTCGTGCGTGGGCTACGGCTTCTTCGCCACCACGGACCTGGGCTGCGGCAAGACGCCGGACGGCACGGGCTACAACCAGAACGAGGCGCAGGCGGGCGGCGCGTGGTGCAACGCGCGGTGCTCCGGCGTGCGCGACGCGGACTACATGGCGCACGTCAACCAGACGCCCGCCACGCCGCAGAACTTCGTGTGCTCGCGCTGCTCCTCCGGCACGGGCCCGTGCGGCCGTCAGGTGCACTGCGCCGCGGCGCCCGTGCGTCAGGCCGCGTGGGATTTGGTGGCCCGCGACCTCCAGGCCGCGCCGTTCAACTACGACTCCAACACCGCGTACATCATCGGCAACAAGGTCTTCTACCAGGGCAGCGGCAACGTGGGCTCGTGGCACGCGTGCAACTGCTCGGCGGGCACGTCCGACGGCTGCGGCGCGAGCCATGGCTACATGCAGTGGCTGGCCGCGGATGACGACAACGGCAACCTGAACGACGGCACGCCGCACATGACGGCCATCCACGCCGCGTTCAACCGCCACGGCATCGCCTGCCAGACGCCCGCGCCCACCAACTCCGGCTGCGCCGCGGGCCCGAAGACGGCGCCCACCGCCACCGCTGCTCCCAGCGACGGCCAGGTGGCGCTGAGCTGGAACACGGTGCCCAACGCCAGCGAGTACTGGGTGATGAAGACGGAAGGGTACGCGGGCTGTGACTTCGGCAAGGTGCGCGTGGCCACCGTCTCCGGCTCCACGTACACGGACACCGAGGTCGCCAACGGCCGTCAGTACTGCTACTCCGTCGTCCCGGCCAGCACCAGCGCCTGCTACGGCCCCGCCGCTTCGTGTGTCTGCGCGACGGCGGGCGGCCCGTGCACGCCTCCGGGGACGGCGACGCTCTCCACCCCCGCGGATGGCGCGGCCAACGTGGCGCTGGCGCCCGTGCTTGACTGGGCGGACGTGGCGGGTGCCACCTCGTACGAGGTGCAGGTGGCGACGGACGCGGGCTTCGGCACCGTGGTGCGCTCGGCGAATGCGCTCTCCAGCAGCACGTGGAGCGTCACGCCCGCGCTGACCGCCAACACGCAGTACTACTGGCGCGTGCGCGCGGTGAGCGGCTGCGGCACCAGCGCGTACAGCACGGCCTTCCGCTTCACCACCGCGGACACCACGTGTCAGCCGGCGGCGGCGCCCACGCTCTCCACCCCGGCCAACGGGGCGACGGGCGTGGCGCTCTCCCCGACGCTGGACTGGGGCGACGTGACGGGCGCCACCTCGTACGAGGTGCAGGTGGCGACGGACGCGGGCTTCGGCACCGTGGTGCGTTCGGCGAACGCGCTGGGGAGCAGCACGTGGAATGTCACCCCCGCGCTGACGGCCAACACCCCGTACTACTGGCGGGCACGCGCGGTGGATTCCTGCGGCGCGGGCAACTTCAGCGCGGGCTTCAGCTTCACCACGCAGAGCGGCGGCGGTGGCACCTGCACCACGCCGCCCGTGGCCACGTATGACAGCGCGCTGGGGGCTCCCGCGTGTGGCACTGGCTGCGGCTGCGACACCGGCACGTTGGTCAACAGCCGCGGCAGCCAGTTCCTCGCGGCCGAGCCCAACACCCCGAACGCGGTGGACGGCTGCCCGGATGGCCCGTTCGGCTTCTACCACCTGGATGAGAGCATCGACCGCGTCGTGCTCCGCAGCGTGGACGGCGGCCCCATCACCCCGGGCAAGCAGGTCAAGGTGGACGTGACGGTGTGGTGCTACGACGCCTCGGACCGCCTGAACCTGTACTACGCGCCCGTGTCGGGCTTCCCCGCGTGGTCGACGCTCGTCTCCGGCCTGACGTGCACGGGCGCCGGCGCGAGGACGTTCAGCCACACCTTCACCGCGGGCAGCACCGTGGGCCAGCACGTGCTCCGGGCGCAGTTCGTCGAAGGCTCCAGCCCTCAGGCGAGCTGCACCTTCGGCCTCTACGACGACAATGACGACGTCGTCTTCGGCGTGGCGGCTTCCGTCGCGTCGGGCCCCGTGAAGTCCTCGCCCGCCCAGGGCCGCGCGCGCGCCACGCGCTGA
- a CDS encoding methyltransferase: MQAIPAPAFLFNLCAGYFAPRCLHLVAQLGVADVLGNTPMSSEDLARATGAQADTLHRMMRMLATNGVFERRGNGWAHTDYSEHLKVSHPHSLRSFVLMMGNDLNWNAAGALGVTLRTGETAAEVVSPGGLWPYLRARPEDARIFDAAMISKSHMAIGAVLQGLDFNRYEHVADIAGGRGHILSAILDATPRAQGTLFDLPDVVANSLSHPRMKKHPGDFFVGPLPRADAYLVSNILHDWLDPQAISILRHIREVAPSHAEVLVLEMMLPEGPEPHPAVVMDLIMLSLAGGRERTQGQYDALFAEGGFKLDRIISTHSPYSILVGKVA, from the coding sequence ATGCAAGCGATTCCAGCCCCGGCGTTTCTGTTCAACCTCTGCGCCGGATATTTCGCGCCCAGGTGTTTGCATCTCGTGGCTCAGTTGGGGGTCGCGGATGTTCTGGGGAACACACCCATGAGCTCTGAGGACTTGGCACGGGCCACGGGAGCCCAGGCGGACACCCTCCACCGGATGATGCGGATGTTGGCCACGAACGGGGTGTTCGAGCGGCGGGGCAACGGCTGGGCGCACACGGATTACTCCGAGCACCTGAAGGTGAGCCACCCCCACTCGCTCCGCTCCTTCGTGTTGATGATGGGCAATGACCTCAACTGGAACGCGGCGGGGGCGCTGGGCGTCACCCTCCGGACGGGAGAGACGGCGGCCGAGGTGGTGTCGCCTGGCGGGCTCTGGCCGTACCTGCGGGCACGTCCCGAGGATGCGCGCATCTTCGACGCGGCGATGATCAGCAAGTCCCACATGGCCATCGGCGCGGTGCTCCAGGGGTTGGACTTCAACCGCTACGAGCACGTCGCGGACATCGCGGGAGGCCGAGGCCACATCCTCTCGGCGATTCTGGACGCCACGCCGCGCGCACAGGGCACGCTGTTCGATTTGCCGGACGTGGTGGCGAACTCGCTCTCGCACCCGCGCATGAAGAAGCACCCGGGTGACTTCTTCGTGGGGCCGCTGCCTCGCGCCGACGCGTACCTGGTGAGCAACATCCTCCACGACTGGCTGGACCCGCAGGCCATCTCTATCCTCCGGCACATCCGGGAGGTGGCGCCCTCCCACGCGGAGGTGCTGGTGCTGGAGATGATGCTGCCCGAGGGGCCGGAGCCGCATCCCGCCGTGGTGATGGACCTCATCATGCTGTCGCTGGCGGGAGGCCGGGAGCGCACGCAGGGCCAGTACGACGCCCTGTTCGCCGAAGGGGGCTTCAAACTGGACCGCATCATCTCCACCCACAGCCCCTACTCCATCCTGGTGGGCAAGGTCGCGTGA
- a CDS encoding BamA/TamA family outer membrane protein, with the protein MTPLCTVVPLLGALLASTPPPSSEPETPPPASVEFVEGKFSIVPFLLPAYQPETSFLLGGAASFVYQPPAGSGRRESQVLLAAAASVRGQFTLLLQPDVYFLEDRLNLTATLSGARFPDRFFGMGADTRSADEEDFTPIYMELELSPKWRVAPRLYVGPTLRLQNVRMTKVAQDGAVRSTPGAAGGNTLQFGLTALYDSRDNTLNPTTGLLARLNLRTANGDWGSDYDFDLLRLDVRRYVSLPWGTRHVLALQGLVELRDGEVPFYDTGRLGGMELSRGYLEGRFRERQHLGAQVEYRAPLFWRFGGVVFASAATVAHSLKDLEAKNIKPAGGLGLRFAPLSDVPVNIRLDVAYGNEPSFYLNVGEAF; encoded by the coding sequence ATGACACCCCTGTGTACCGTCGTCCCGCTGCTGGGCGCCCTGCTCGCCTCCACCCCCCCGCCTTCTTCGGAACCCGAGACACCACCGCCCGCGTCGGTGGAGTTCGTCGAGGGGAAGTTCAGCATCGTCCCCTTCCTGCTGCCCGCGTATCAGCCCGAGACGAGCTTCCTGTTGGGAGGCGCGGCCTCGTTCGTGTACCAGCCGCCCGCGGGCTCGGGGCGCCGGGAGTCGCAGGTGCTGCTGGCCGCCGCGGCGAGCGTGCGCGGGCAGTTCACGTTGCTGTTGCAGCCGGATGTCTACTTCCTCGAGGACCGGCTCAACCTGACGGCGACGTTGAGCGGAGCACGCTTCCCGGACCGCTTCTTCGGCATGGGGGCCGACACGCGCTCGGCGGATGAAGAGGACTTCACGCCCATCTACATGGAGCTGGAGTTGAGCCCCAAGTGGCGCGTCGCGCCTCGGCTGTACGTGGGGCCCACGCTGCGGCTCCAGAACGTGCGCATGACGAAGGTGGCCCAGGACGGCGCGGTGCGCAGCACGCCGGGGGCGGCGGGAGGGAACACGCTCCAGTTCGGGCTCACCGCGCTGTATGACTCGCGCGACAACACACTCAATCCCACCACGGGTTTGCTGGCGCGGCTCAACCTGCGCACCGCCAACGGGGACTGGGGCTCGGACTACGACTTCGACCTGTTGCGGCTGGACGTGCGTCGCTACGTGTCACTGCCGTGGGGGACCCGGCATGTGCTCGCGCTGCAGGGGTTGGTGGAGCTGAGGGATGGAGAGGTGCCGTTCTACGACACGGGCCGGCTGGGGGGCATGGAGCTGAGCCGTGGGTATCTGGAGGGCCGGTTCCGCGAGCGGCAGCACCTGGGGGCGCAGGTGGAGTACCGGGCGCCGCTGTTCTGGCGCTTCGGCGGTGTGGTGTTCGCATCGGCGGCGACGGTGGCGCACAGCCTGAAGGACCTGGAGGCGAAGAACATCAAGCCCGCGGGAGGACTGGGTCTGCGCTTCGCGCCGCTGTCGGACGTGCCGGTGAACATCCGGCTCGACGTGGCCTACGGCAACGAGCCCAGCTTCTACCTGAACGTGGGCGAGGCGTTCTGA